CAGCCTGGATTATTGATGGGTTTGTTAACAGAGCTCTATCATATGCATTaactttattcctttctttAGCCTTCTGAATTAGCATTAGGTTCATGGATCTTTTGGAACCAGTTCAATCTTATAGTTTTGGGCAGCCTTggtgtttttatactttttggctgcttttttttttttttatgtattcgATTTGTTAGCACAATTCATCATACCCCTGCCACTTGTATTTGTTCTTCTTTCTTGATACAAATTTGTGATATGCAAACATTGGATTCCTTGAAAGAAGTGTTTGTGATACATTCTCTATGCCACTAAAAGTTGACACCAATCTATTTTGACGATAATTTGACATAGCTTTACCCCAATGTAGAGACTACGTTCCCATCACGCATCATACAAGCTCAACATGAAGAAAAACTAATTTATTAGATTTAGACTTGTTAAAGTTATGGTGTACCTGTCTATGGCTATTGTAGATGGTGGTTCAGTTGGTGGAGAttgccacttctttttttggttgtacgaatttcaaaaatttagaTGATTTAGCACTCCACATTTTGATTGCCAAGGAATTATCATATCTGATAGCAGTATACGGCGATGAATACCACATTTCAATGAAATTTGTTATCTGTTATTGGAAGAGGATTTAGTGGTTGTAGTTATCTAAAGCTATAAAACAAAGAGAGTTCAACCCAATTTCACAGCTTGGCAATTTTTCCCTATTTTTCCAATTGTGCCCTTGGATTGGGGAGCCATTGGTTTTGGCGTCGAGGGCAGTTTGGTCCATTCACCTCATGCGAAGAACGTGGCCCAGATGAAGCCACATCTCCcccctttccttttcctttccttcatCTAGTTTGGAGCAgataggagagacagagagaaaagaGATACTCTTCCACACCGAGAAAAGAACGGAAGAACAAGAAGCCTAGGCCAGCAACGGTGAGGCGATATTGGGGGATTCTTTGCCGTAGACTTCGTGATTTGCGACGGTGAGGTGATTTGCTTCGATTTGTCTTTTCTAAGTCGATCGAGGGTTTTGATGTTGTCTTTCGCTCCTGCAGCTTGTATATAATAATTGGTTTTTTTCTAAGATGTTTCTAGACAGGAGGAGAGGAAGGAGTTCGTGGGTTTCGGAAGGAGCAAGGCGATCAAGTTCTGCAGTAGTGGTGCCGACTCAAAGTAGTGCCGCGAGGTGAGATTCGTTTCTTTTTAGGCTCCTATTTGTGTACCTTTATTTTGGGCGGAGCTTCGTATGGTTCGAATTGTTCTTTACATGGTTTGATTCCAGTTCTTCCGGAATAGTGTGTGTGAGTTTCTCGAGGATTAATAGTATTTTGAAGTGTTATTTGTGTGGACCTGTTGTATGAAGCGTGTACATATGGTGCGGAAAAAAgcttatttgttttctctcttttgatggTCCTATTTTTGTGGAGGTTTGCTCGTTCTAAAAGGGAGGAAAATGAAATTCTTAAACAATGATCACTATGAAGAAAACATACAGGGAAGAATTCATCTGGACAGTAGGTGGGAAGGAAAGTCTTAAACTTCTGTGCTGAGCTAACGACATATGCATGATGATTGCGACAAcagtaaaaaataaagaaatttaaaagCATTCATAAACATCTATGAAAAAATTCTTAGTTTTACTTTTTCCTTATGCATGAATTTTCCCCGTTACTGGTTTTACCTGCTCCTTTTGTATTCTCTGCCTCCAGCAGAATAAATTCTCCtgcttaataataataactaggttttatcattttatattccttttgttttttccttttgtggTTAGACCTTGCTTGTATTCTTTTTCCTACTTTACCTATTTATTTCATTACATTCTAAATGACAGTGCCTCTATAATATGGGGGTATTCTTTGAAGATCACAAGAGCATGCCTCTCTTCTCCGGAATTGACTAAATGACAAAGAAATTACTGCAATAGCGTCCAAATCTATAAATCTCTTGCTGAATATGAGACAATACATAATCCAGTTTGAATTCCTTCAAGCGTTAGACTCCATAACACATTCCTGATACATAAAAGTCCAGCCATTATTTGAAATCAAGTTAATTTCCTGGGCTCCTAGCCTTGTaggctttatttttgtttagctAGACTGTAATCACCCGCAACTCTCTAAATTATACCTTTAAATCTTGCATGAACAATTGAACAAAATGATGGAAGTAGTAggaaggtagagagagagaggtagcaCATGAGTTCATTGGGATAGGAGAGGGAGACATTGATGGGCAATAGGATTCTAGCCACATGTACCCGAAGAAAAAGAGCAAAGCAAATCAAGCATGCCCAAAACTAAACCAACCCCTTGGACTACTACGCAAAACACCATTGGATTTCAAAGTAGCACGatctaattcaaaattttcacccAATTGAGCGCATCTAGCATATTTTTTCACAGTGGCAGGGTCACTATAACTAGCCCATAGCTTCAATTTTTGCGATTGAAACATACATTGACTACgtccttctcttttctctctgcTTATTACAAACCCCCTAAACCACATATAAGTACATTGGAGGTAGTTGGGATAAGTATTTTACTGAGGGTAGATAGGAGGATAATCCTTCAGAGTTTTCATACTGCTCTCTCTTTACATTTGGCGAACTAAAATTGAAGTTTCAAGGTACATTACTATTTGAAAGCATAAAAGTATGAGGGGTGAATGTCCTTGTACAAGATGTGGTTAGCTGAGAAGAAGTTAACAAATAGCTGTTTGCTTCACATTGTTCCATAACTACTTCTTGCAAGTTGTACATCAGTTCATAATTTGGGTCTTTAAGAAAACCACTATGAATCCAGTCATTGTTGTTGAGAGGATTGGCCTAAAGAATATTACTTTCTTGTCTGCATGTTGTCACACCTGATGGTTATGGTCCCTAACATTGGTGGTTCAAGCTCTTAATGCCCTCAACCTTGACAAATTTCTAAAATCCATAGGAAAAGATCCGGCCTATGTTGACCTGGAGGTAATTTCCAATCCAGTTTCCTGAGTGGGTTTATCTACTAATGGATTTTGTATGAAACAaaagtttcttttattttttaggcCAACCCTTCAATTGGCAAGATCAACCTCCTGATCTAGCATATCTTGTTCCATCAAAGAAGGTCCTATAGAAAAAGCAGGTCCTTAAAAAGGTCCTGAAAGTAGCCATATTGCCGTGAATAATATGCCCACATCGGTTGCAGGTATGTGATTTTACAGAAAGTTACTACCTTCATACTATCACCGATTGTCTTTAATTAGTACTAATATTAGTTTCTTCTAGAATGGTATTCTCTAACTTGATCACTATTATGAGCTccttccgatcatttttttgttcattgGAGCTTGACCGACCCATACAGTTTTAGAGCTTGTATTACACTTATTTAAACTTCTTTAGGTTTGCACTTTCTTGATTTGTAGTATGCTAACTACTTGTATCTTTGTAAGAGCctttttttcccttgcctttattgATCTTCGACTTCGATATCAGTTTTGATCTCCGAAAGGAGGATATCATGTTGTCATGATTTCTTGGTATTCGTGCTGAATTCATTGGTTAATCTTCTCAAAAGAGGATATACATACTGTTTTGTGATTAAAGGATTAGAGTATCGATGACCCCTCAATGTTGCATTCTCTGAGTGGGTTATGGTTTGATGCTTGACTGTAAAAGTTTATTGCTGTAGACGCATATATAAATACACTGCAGAAACCTTAGAACAATTCCAAATTCTTCTTCCACTACATTTAACTACTATTTTAGACAGGCATTGCATCATAAGTTTAGTCCTTCAATACTCTTTTTACATTTCCTGACGCATATGGGCAAATTTGAAGAGTATTTTGCTAGATCCCCTACTATCCTTTGGCATTGGAACAACACGAATAAAACTATAACAAAAATATCAGAAGAGATCCTGCTTTTAGGTCCACAACACCTGAATCTTAGACACTTCCTAGCAACTTTTATTGTCCTATTATTTTGCATGATGGTAGGCACAGCAAGGCTTGGGGAATCACTTGTAAAAACGGTGAGTTTCATTAACGATTTCTATGACCTTATACTTTTTGGCTTCTTACAGAGTAGATGACATTAAGGAAGCATGTACATTTACATATCTATTATTTACCATTAATGATCAAACTTCAGTGTTTCATTTGGAGTTGAACAATTTTTTCCAAATGTGTAAATAATGATATTGCTTGGGCTTGGGCTATTGAAGTCCAGCTATCCTTCTAGGTTGTTTACACATTTCATCTTTTTTAACTGTTTCCATTTGACGATTTATGATCAATCCTTTGATCATCTATTCATCTCACGATTTGTTGTTGTCTATCGCTGCATACTTGTTGTGTATCACGATTGGTATAAGCTTTCCTATTGGTGGAACTTTGAACCACCGCCACTTTCTTTGAGCATTTATAGCATCATGGATTGCATTGTAGTATCATATTTGAAGTAAATACCTAGCAACTGAGATAACTTTCAGTAAAAACCTTTGGAAATAAGGTTTGCCACTTCCATTCTTTGCACCTTTTTCTGGTGAGTCATTGAGATGCAGCTGTTCCTGCTAACCACAACCCCCCCCACACTTTGTCATACCCATGTGAATTATTATTAACAGTACCAGAACTTGAAGGACTCTTTATAACCTGTGCACTTTATTTTTGCTCTATTGTTGATACTTGAGCACATAAAGACTTATTTAGTATTCAATTCATGCTCATGTTCAAAGTTTTAGCCCAAACAACCTCTCATTAAATCTAAACTATTTGCATGCTCAAATTCAATGTGGAGATAGTAGATCAAACTGGATCCATCCCTGCCACTGCATTTGCAGAGAAGGCAGAACAACTTTACGACATCACTGTGGCAGAAATGCTCAACAATACAACCAATGTACGTTATATTAGACCTTATCCTCACTACATTAACCTGGCTACATTATGAAACTCCCTTTTGGTTCATGTTATTTGGCATGAAGATGTATCAAACTCCCTTTTGATTCATCCTTGTCGCAGTGCTCGGGAATTATGACATCAGAGTTGTTGTGATTGATGGAATAGAGAACTGGGAGAAAAATTATGAATGGGTATGAACATATACTTAAGTTCTTTCTACATTTTGGTGGAATTGATTATGCCAGAAGAATGCATGGGATGGGTAGTTTTTGCAGCATATGTGCTTATTTTGGGTCATGACATATCAATCAATATCTATAAGAAAATCATGTTGGTTTTGAGCAACTTGTCTAGCAATGTGTAGATTAAACTTTTGTGCACATGTAGTGTATGGTGCCCAAAACTATTCTTTTGGCTAGGTCCGTAGTAAAAACTAAGAAACTGGTTTGCCTTTTGCTTGTGTGTACTAAAAAGTAGTGGTTCGTTGTAATATCGAATCAAACATGCTTGGAAGCATTTTATTTGTATGGAGGCAATTATGTGATAATATAGCTATAGCCAGGGTCTTATCTGTTCCGTTCGTTCCAGTTATTATATTTGCTCTATTCATTGTTCTGTTCTTTTCTTACGGCTCCAAGTGGCTTGCAATCGGCTCATGGCTTGTCGCATTATTGGCTCGAATTGTCTTGTGAGCTGGGGTTCATTTACTTAAAGTTCAGAGATTTTTCATATTTTGCCCCAACACTTGGGGTTTTCTATTTCCACTTTCCAATCAAAAGGGATGTGATGCAAACTAGTACAACCTCGCCACAACCCCAAGGTCGACGATTGCAACACCCAAACCAACGAGCCCGTCACTGATCTTCCACCAACAATCGTCGACACCTCCTACCAATAACAGGCATGAGACACCTCATGCTAGCACGAGCCGCTCACCTAGTTAATATTACTATATTCTTACACATCCACATACTTTGGAAGGTGAACTTCATTATGATTAATTCTTCCTTGGATGGGATGACAAATATGTCGGTCGCTATTGATGGATGAAATGACAAGAGAAGTCAATTGCATTTGTTCTCTACGATTTGAAAGAGGCTAGAAAATCTATTGGTTGAGGGTGAGGCCTCTTGAGATTTTTTGGTGCCTTCCTCTATTTAAGGGAGGAGTGAGGATACAATGAGATCTAGCCTTTTTTGTACTAGAAAAGCGTGCAAGTTGCTCTCTTCAATTGAAAAGCAATGGGATGTTTATGTCCGTAATATTTGGATTTTATCCTATCCTACTTATTATAAAGAGCTGGTAGGTGGCATGGCAAAATTTCAAATTGGAACGAATTTGCCCTTCAATTGCTGGGCCTCTTTTCTTAACTGGGTGTTCTTAATTGTGATTTTACCAATTCTACGAAGTGGGATATGTGGTGCGCTGGAGAAGATATAATACTTGGGTTCTGCCTTATAGTGGTTGTAGACGCATTCTCCAGAACTCTCATTTGCTTTGAGTACACCATTCTGGTTTTCTCATCTCAGCCCTAACAATTGGATTGTGTTCCCTGACTAATATTAGGCCGCATCTCCCCTTATCATTTTCTTCCtctggttgagagagagagttgtccCGGTGCTCCAATTTGGGCATTTCCCGAGCTGCAGGGTTGGAAACGAAACTTAGTAGTCTCGCCATTGTCCTCGCCACCACCCTTTTTTCTACAGTGCCTTGCTGGACGTGACTAGCCATTGTAGCTCTTTGCCTTCAAAGCTAATGCATTTCCGTCGTCTTCGTTGTCTCCAGCGAAGGTAATCCCAATTAGCACTAATTAGATGGATTTGATGTGCACCGATTTATGGAAATTTggcaagaagaaagaaaataaaaagagagaaatatggGTTTGGCTTGTAGCGTGGGACAGTAGTTCTCATGGCtgccaattaaatattttatcacGTGTGGTCGAGTCCACGAAGGTATGCTACAATTTAGTTGTGATTTGTTCAATTTGGTGACTTTTTGGTCATCTGATTGATCTTTTCTTATGTATTTTGATGTGCTAAATCTGATTTAGAGGTTATGACGTCAAAGGTGGATACCCGATTTTGATAATTGCAGAAGATATTGAACAAGAAGCTAAGAAGCTTTGGCAACTCTTGTTGTGAACAAGCTTAGAGGGGCATGAAAATTGCAGCACTAAAAGCTTTgcgatttggaaaaagaaagagccAGTACCTTGATGACATTGTAATTCTGATTGGAGGtcatatttcattttttgagcTGTGTGTTCATTTGCTACCTTGCATTCCTTGAATCTTGCACAAGAAAGCTCCTGGCCTTTAAGTTATATGTCGTAGTAAATATAAAGAGTAACGATATTGGCTTCCTATCTGTTTTCCGCCACTTAATTGGAAATTTTGTCTTCTTGAAAACAGCAACTATAATTAGAGATGAGTTAGAGCTTACCTTGGACAAGGGAGATAAAAAAGTCATGGGTCATGGTGCTAAGGTTGTGTTTACCAAGGATTCAATGACAATTGTTGGTGATGGGAGCACCCAGGATGCCAATAAATCAACATGTTGCACAGATTAAAAACCTTATAGAGATTTAAATCTCGttctatgtgtatatatagtgGGGCGTGCGCTTGTTAGAATACTTATTCTGCATGTTTTGTAAGCAGGTTGCAGAGCAAGAatacaaaaagggaaaatgtaATGATTGAATCACAAAATTGTCTGGAGGTGTTGTCGTCATTCAGGTCACCTTGCATCATATGACTGTACACTATAGCTTGGTGGTCTAtgaatttactttcttttttttatggtatGCATACTAAATctaatgaaattttgaaagttAAAGAACAAACTGAGATagagtgaaaagaaaagaagttgaGAGTAGAGGATGCTCTCAATGCAACAAAGGCAAGTTTTTCATTAGACTCAGGTTTCTGGTTTATAGAGTTAGTAGTTCCTTGTTAGATTTGTTAGTAGTGAGGACAATGTTCAATTGACTGTGAAATTGATATTCAGGCAGCTGTTGAGGAAGGTATTGTTGTTGGTGGTGGATGCACCCTACTTAGGCTTGCATCAAAAGTTGATGCCATCAAGGATAGCCTTGAGAATGATGAAGAAAAGGTAATTTCATGCTGTAACTTTTACTAGCAGTTATGGTTGTGCAATTTTAGTGATTTTGAATCGTGATATTTAGATACAATTTGGATAGAATCTTTGCGTAACATTAATGTGTCATCAACTGAGTTACATCCAATAGATTGGAATCAAAATAGAGGTAATTGAATGAAATAGTGGAGGAACGAATTGTCAatcatagaatatagtttgaaaGTCACATATTTGAGTGCAATATTTATGGTTACTTTATGATTCTTGCTAATTAATGTCAACGGGGCTGCAAGTTGGAGCGAGCTTTGAGTTACCCCCTGAAGTTGATTGCCAAGAATGCCGGTGCTAATGGAAGTGTTTTTAGTGAGAAGGTACTTAACTATATCAGTACTTCATTACCCTATGTATATGCTGTCGTGTTGTATTTGTGGGATGatattttgtgtattttttttgcaggttCTTTCCAATGATAACCCAAAATTTGGATACGATTTTGCAATAAGAGAATATGACGATTTGATGGCTGCCGGAATAATTAATCCGACCAAGGTGAGTTCCAGAGGTAAGTAACTTTTGCAGATGAGATTGTGCATGTAGTGAGAATGCCAAGACTGGATTATTTGAATTTGTGGTATCCAAGGGTAATCAATGTTGGAGCATATCAATGTTTTGAGTCTTGCAAAATGGAATTGAGTTTGATGAATGTAGTGGTCTGGAGGGTCATGTGTTTACTTATTGGTTGGGTCGTAAATAacgaattttgttttctttgaaaattgttaCTCCTTATTTGTGGCAATCTGATTTTGCCTTTAGTCATcatgaaattattcatataggGGATTCTTTGCATTTCTCTGTGCCATACTTGATTACAACAGAATACTTCCAATCTTAAATAGTTCAAAGGTTTTGGGTGTAGTTCTTGTAGATCATAGATGGTGAGACACGTGTTCACACAGATACGATTATATTTGTTTTAAGTGTATCAATAATTAATGAATTTTTCCTCATCCTGAAATAATAAGAAGCAGCATCTCCTCAATGTAACTTGACAATTTAATTGGTTGAATTGGTAAAAGATTATAAGAAATAGCATCTATGAATCTGTATTCCGACTTCATTAGGCTTATTGTCTTTAGACTACTCTTTCGATGTTCTAGACTTTACTCTATTTGATGATGATATTGTGACTACTCAGCTCTTGCTTTGTGTCGAGACTTATTCCGGCTGAACGTGATTTTTTCCAGGCTGACTGAAAAACTTAATGATATGCTGATTTCTGGAGTCATGTTGCTTGAAACACGCAATTTTGGTGGCGAAAACATTCTTGATGTCAAACTGTGTGGTGGTAGAGTTCATAGAGCATGAACCTGTTCCTGCCGACAACCCCATGGACAATTTAGGAAACCAAATTTCTCCCTTTTACTACTTTCAGTTTTTGTGTATGCGTCTTCCAATTGCATTTGAATAAATACCTTCTTGTCTTGTCTGGAAACGATTACTAAACGCTGTCAAAGATTGTGAGAAGTTATTAGAGCAAAAGATGATCTGACTTCTGCTATTAGTTCTAAAACATACCGGAGGGGTCATTATTTGTGCAAATttattgtttcttcttcttcttttttgcctctgtgtcatcatcaaaaagggaaaGATTGTTagaaatatttgattttgattatattttgacaaaattgatttcttaaaagctttattaaaatgttttattaaaaactcaTTTCCTCCCcttaataaaaagaaagggtttttcGCCTACCACATTTGGCCAATTTGGACCAATTTACCCCTCAATTGCTGCCCATAATTGTAATTTCGCCGTGAGGGCCACAGGTGGACCACATGCTGCCACGTAGCCAGATTTGGTtcccctccctctttctctcacgCAACCCACACGCACATACATACGGTGGATttgatgaagagagagagatagccgaCCACCACCGAGCCACCCATCGGTAGCgacgaccaccaccactaccagtaGCGCCCACCACCACCTTCGGCGACCACCGGCGCACCCCTTTGAGAAAACCGCCTCCCCTAGCCGCAACCACCGGCGCCAAACCCACCTACAGTCAAGGTCCCTCTCTCTTTGTATGCTCCTCCCCAACTTCAGTTTACCACACTAAAAATTGGTCGAACCACAAGAAATTAGGGTCTCATGTTGATGTGAAATTGGGGATTTACCGATGTGAAATTAATTTCATGTTATTATACTTCAAAGTAGATCTGCTCTGAATATACAAATGTTTGTATGAGTTCTTCCATTTCTGGGTAGATTTAAGTCCATGCATATCTAGGTAAATTAGGTGAGTATGAGACCTACTTCTCTGCAGATGCTTCTCTACAGATGGTGGCTTTCCTTTTGGGGTAAGAAATTACTACGTGCTTATGAGTCATTTTTATGGGTTTAATTGACCAATTCTAGGAAGTTTCTAATTAGGCTAAAGTTTTGAGGTATGGTAGTCTTGTTATGGATTAAACTTAGCTAGTAGTTGATACCTCTGTGATTACCCTACGACTGAAGATAAACTTAACAGATTTTTGACCATACTAAGCTGCCTTAACAATATCAAGTTTGATGATTTTAACTCCGCTACTTACTAGAGCTGAATTTCGGATATTGAGTTCAGTTCATTTATGCTGGTGTAAGCCAAGCTATTATAACAAATTTTTGAACTGTGAATTATTGGAAGAGAAATATTGAAAGAGAAATTGTCATAGAGTTTGTTGTTTTACTTCCCTGCTTTTCTTTTAGGTTGGTCCCTTTCCTTTTATGACCCAATTTTTTGATTAACTGACTTAGATTaaaatggtggtggttgtgCTCGGGGAACTTGGTGGCCGTGAGGAGTATTCCCTTGTGGAAGCCTTGAAACAGGGTAAAATTAGCAAACATGTGGTTGCTTGGGTTAGTGGAACCTACTATTGGATTTGAACCAATGACTCCCACCGTAAGTTTTTGCATCTCTTGCACCATTTCTGCCTTCATGTGGGTAATCTTCCCCACCACCATTTAGTAATCGTTTGCTTACATTCTGCTAGGTTGGGGAGGGAAAGATTTATCCTGTAAAGGAAGTTAAGCCTCCACAAATCCCTAAGGATCTTAAATTAAGAGTGGAAAAGTCCGAGCGCCAACTCATATTATTTCTACAATTTTCGATGTCAAATGTATGATCTGGACCTTTATATTTGTTTCGTCTAGGCTTCTTGAAGGAACCAGTCCTGAATTTCACTTTTAACTGGAAATAAGTCTATTAgatttgtctttttctctctgTTTGCA
This DNA window, taken from Rhododendron vialii isolate Sample 1 chromosome 8a, ASM3025357v1, encodes the following:
- the LOC131298628 gene encoding ruBisCO large subunit-binding protein subunit beta, chloroplastic-like, producing the protein MNLLSFFYEKKLRVEDALNATKATVEEGIVVGGGCTLLRLASKVDAIKDSLENDEEKLERALSYPLKLIAKNAGANGSVFSEKVLSNDNPKFGYDFAIREYDDLMAAGIINPTKVSSRGNHVA